The Triticum aestivum cultivar Chinese Spring chromosome 5A, IWGSC CS RefSeq v2.1, whole genome shotgun sequence genomic sequence TCTATAGTTAGTATACAACACACTTCTTCGCTTGGGATACCTTAGAAGTAGCATAATAGATTACCATGCAGCCAAAGGTCTGCAAGGGAGGTGACACTGCGAGCATGAAAGCATTAAAATAGCTAAACAGAAGCATCATCAAAGCCGGAGCTATGTTACCTGGTTAGGAATGTTAGGGTCAGCTCCAGCCTCCAGCAAGAACTTGGCGAATTCAGTTGAGCCATCATCAACTGCCCCCGTTAAAGGAGTTGGTCCAGAGCTACTATTACCATTCACATCAGCACCAGCCTATTGAATTGAAAATACAAAATGCAAAGGTAGCTTTAGAGACAGGATCTGCACATTTAACTTGCATTCTGCTCCAAACAATTGTTTAGAGGTCGATATAATTGATTAGTCAAACATAAAAACATTAAATTGAGCAGACAAGTTACTGGACCTCAATCAGTAGCTTCATGCATTCCAAGGAGTTCCCACAGCATGCCATCATTAGTGGTGAGAAGATATGATTGACTACTCTGTTGGGCTGTAAAGGCAAATGAATGGCCAATTAATAATTAAAATTATGTCCACCAAGTATTCTGATGCATCTCGAGAACGAACCATTTCATCCTCAAGCTACAGGTGACTAATTTTTcacattttatttttcattttataaCTCTGCATGCAATGCAATTAGGTGTGAAATCAACAGCTTACATCAGCACCATGCTCCAGCAGAATTTTCATGGCCTGATGCTGACCCTTTGCAGCAGTCATATGTAATGGTGTCCCTCGGTAATTGATAACATCCACGTCAACTCCTTTGGACAGCAACAGTCTTACAATCTCACAATGCCCTAGATGAACAATAAATATATAAGCAAATATTAAGCACAGAAGGAGCTTCTAGTCTTCTAAATAGTATACAAAACATTCGTAAGCTAGTACTATCCTGTAAGCCTTCCATCTATTTCAGAGACCAAGTGAACTGAAGAATGAGGAACGCACCATGCTCTGCTGCATTGTGCAGCGGCGTTAAGCCCCTCTCACTAGGTTTCGCCGGATCGCTACCATGATCGAGAAGATATCTGGCAACCTGAAGATTTCCCTTGAGTGCAGCATAAAACATCGGTGTCGCACCTACAAGGAGAATGCGGCATTTCAGTACTAATTAAGTACTAATATAGGCAACAAGTCCTGTTACTGGTGCACAGATTTTACCTACGCTTGATACCGAGTTGACATCGACCCCCACGTCCTCCAACAGGAACTTGCAAATCTCCAGGGACCCCTTATTTGCAGCGAAATGGAGTGCGTTGAGCCCTTTGGGGTCCTTTGTTTCCCGCAAATCCATCTTTTTGGACATTTCTAGCATGGAGAAATTGCAgatgcaacaaaaatcaaataatacAATCATGAACATTCTGGGGAGCGTGGTGCACTAGGGAGCCGTTTGCACCGTCTGAGGCTCCAGATCGATCTAAATACAGAAGTTATCTATCCATGCAGTCACAAATTTGGCAGTTTCTGCCTAACTTGCAGAACAAAGCCGAAGGAATTAACGCCCAATTTTTTCAGAAAGTAACCGGAGAGAACATCAGATTCGACCACGCTACATAGGCATTGCTACACGAGAGTGTCCGGGACAATGGAGAAGCCGATATCACACATCATTTCATTCGACACTGGATATAACAGGGGACGGCGGCAGAGCCGACGGCACTTACTCTTGAGGAGGCGGAGATTGCCGTCGAGGGCAGCCAGGAGGGCGATTGCGGCGGGGTTGGGGGccatggcggcggcagcggcagaggCCTCTCGCTGGGGCCCTAGGGTTGCTGAAGGTTCTAGGAAGATCTGGCTGGGCGGGGCGAGTGGAGTGAGGATTTGATAGGGGAGGGGAAAGCAGGCGGTGGTATGTGGCGCCAGACGGGGGCTCGTGGAGTGCACGGGAAACGAGTGGGCCTCACGTGGCCATGCTAGTAATGGTAACGCGTGTTGGGTTTGCTTCCGTGTCACGTGAGGTGAGGTTGCTCTAATTTCTTTATCTTCCCGGTGCGTACCTGCTGGTGGAGACTAGTAGAATGTGATGCCTGTGGATACGCCGTCAGGAGTATACGTGCAAATAGCTAATTGTGTTTTTCTTTACTAACTaggaaaattgcccgtgcgttgcaacgggagaaaaaaaaaccACACACCCATGCTCTGTGCTTCACAATTGACTAAAAATATCGTACACGTGATGCTTATTTTGAGTTACCGACACCATACAATAAAAATGTGGTATGCTTCATCCGACGACCAGGCATGCATACTTTTGTCGTGTGTGCTAACCGTGAAGTACTTGTCATGTAGATGTTCTAACTTTCTGTTCTATTGTGTACACCTTTTTTGCAACTGGGTTGAAtctttagtttttttgttttgttgatTGGCTTCACGTTGCTCTTTTAGTTTTTCCGGTTTTTCTTCATGGCCATCCATGCCTAACGCTCTCTATCTCGTTTACTTCTTTGTTCCCTAGCATTCATGACTGGAGATTGCAACCCAAATTGCTTGCCTTCATGACAGTTTTCTAtgatttactccctccattccaaaatataagtatttgtagagatttcactatagacaacatacagagcaaaatgagtgaatgtatacTCTAAAAGGCGTCTATATACATGTGAATGTAGTCTCTATAGTGGAATttttaaaagacttatatttaggaacggagggagtagaaatctATTGTCGATTAAACAAAGAAATAGATTAGATTCTGCATCATAAATAGAGCATACATAGCTACTCATAAATTAATCTCATGAGCCTGCAGATAAGCATCAAATATGTGTTGTTTGTACAGTAATGTTTTACTTCTTCCCGGCAACCCCTTTTTAAATTGTGCAACTATTTTGGCTGCCAGTTTAAGTTTATATTAGCCAACTATGATATTCTATCTAAATCCTTTTAGGTGATTATCACTACGTAAAGTTATTGTTATCCTATATAGAATTATTAATGTCTTCAAATCATGATAGTAGGGTATAACAACTTCTGTAATTACCTTTGTTTAATAAAGTAAGCTAGCTCACCAAAGTAGGTTACTTTTGTTTACTATATTTTTTTGTTTAAATAAtaatatttttgtactatggtacCCCTAAATATGGTTTCCGATAAGCATGGATGAGTTAATTAATGATGACGTCTGTATTGCTAGCGTCCTACAATTTAGGAACCAAAAAAATGTTAGGATGTTGTAGATCAAATCATCGTTGCCTAGTGAAAAAAGCATACCACATCGGCAGATTAATTATTGTACTACCATCaaacaatatttttttatgcatgtaACACTTTCAAAGTAATTTTACCTTGATACAATTGTTGGTTTTTCTCCATAGCATTAATGTTTGGGCCCGAAGTATGTATAAGGTGGTTGCCAAGTCCCTCCATACCAACATGTCCATCTTTAAGGATGTCAGGCATGGATTCCTTTTTCTGATCCCGAACGATAGCTTCATTGAGATCAACTAAAGCCTATATTGGCATGACACGTCAATGTCGTTTTGACGTCAATGGCTTATTATGCACTTGTATGAACCGGGATCAACTggagaaaatttattttatatttactttACTGAATGTGTAAGCACATATGTTTTCGTCGTGTGTGCCTTAACCTCTGTATATATGTTAGTCCAATATATTGTCTGATCCTTATTCATGTATGTATGGTGTTTGTTTATTTTCAGTTTTTGCGCCCTAGCAGCTAGTCAGAGTGAGGGACATACACATAGTCTAATTCATTTTTTTTGATATGAGTCAAATTCAACCTTAAAACAGAAAGGCAATGTGTGCGTGGTTCAGAGAACAAAGACGCACACACTAACACGCCCAAGTGATGGACTCGAAGATTTTTATCGGTGCATGAAGGATTCAAAGTCTTAATCTCGTAAAAAAAAGTCCAAACTATTAAAAACAGAAACTGTGAACCTGCATGCACGCTAGTATAAAAAAAACTGTCTAAAAAAAGATAGCCACACACGTCGGCTGGTCTAGAAGAAACCAGCAGCCGCATCGCTAGCGCTCCTCCACAGAATCTTATCTCCTCAGTTTTTCTTCGCTGCGCCAGTTATTCACATG encodes the following:
- the LOC123102656 gene encoding poly [ADP-ribose] polymerase tankyrase-1, producing the protein MAPNPAAIALLAALDGNLRLLKKMSKKMDLRETKDPKGLNALHFAANKGSLEICKFLLEDVGVDVNSVSSVGATPMFYAALKGNLQVARYLLDHGSDPAKPSERGLTPLHNAAEHGHCEIVRLLLSKGVDVDVINYRGTPLHMTAAKGQHQAMKILLEHGADPNRVVNHIFSPLMMACCGNSLECMKLLIEAGADVNGNSSSGPTPLTGAVDDGSTEFAKFLLEAGADPNIPNQHGDIPIKRAAVRGQRELVELLFPKTNPIPSVPDWSVDGIITTMKSPQTRVQDRASAEERKADLKSQGKEAFAKKDYFTAMYYYGLVMEIDPLDATLFANRSLCWLRMREGDRALADAQRCKMLRPGWSKAWYREGSALIFMEDHQRAVDAFQEALRLDPDSSEIKKMLSEAKSKATR